One window of the Actinomyces procaprae genome contains the following:
- a CDS encoding DNA polymerase Y family protein, giving the protein MTPFAPAVGPSSPDLAPDRREPRLIAVWTPDWPVVALALEARHPDTPDPALAPVAVVGGRGVVAASAPARAVGVARGMRLRVARSLCPGLIVLPPQPDREARAYETVMEALSELLADPLVARPGLALSTAHGPARWAGGEDPLAAALVEAVAAGPGVECQVGIADSLLGAILAARRGVVVPPGTTPEFLSPWPLENLLHALTTERGRQRARPLLEDFDRLGLRHLGDLAALPRRDIAARFGPEGERLHRLASGSWETLPRVVRPAADVAAQTLLDPPVERADTAAWAARSLAEQLSARLISLGLSAAQLRVEARCENGAELGRSWLLGTALSPAELTDRVRWQLEGWLAGRAGRPPAAPLTHLRLVALGLTPAGSAQAGLWSAPGEQAERRAHRAAGRVESLLGAGGIRVPHLLPGRDPRSRIALVNWGESAAQAPSAAPWDGALPTPSPALVPPEPLPARLLDADGRDVGVDLQGQLTAAPADMAVEYSGEGHAASRWGTGWDGDSGSRPTRVRVLSWAGPWPVDEHWWRPGGASRRAYLQVVVDVGPPLLLARSGRWWVDGVYS; this is encoded by the coding sequence GTGACCCCCTTCGCACCCGCCGTCGGCCCCTCCTCCCCGGACTTGGCTCCAGACCGCCGTGAGCCGCGGCTCATCGCCGTGTGGACCCCGGACTGGCCGGTAGTCGCCCTGGCTCTGGAGGCCCGACACCCAGATACGCCTGATCCGGCCCTGGCCCCCGTCGCAGTGGTGGGTGGAAGGGGCGTCGTCGCGGCATCGGCTCCAGCCCGAGCGGTTGGTGTTGCCCGTGGCATGCGACTGCGTGTTGCCCGGTCGCTGTGCCCGGGGCTCATCGTCCTGCCTCCGCAGCCCGATCGTGAGGCGCGGGCGTATGAAACCGTCATGGAGGCCCTCTCCGAGCTTCTTGCCGACCCGCTCGTCGCCCGCCCCGGGCTGGCGCTGTCCACCGCCCACGGCCCTGCCCGGTGGGCGGGAGGAGAGGACCCGCTGGCCGCCGCACTGGTCGAGGCGGTGGCCGCCGGCCCGGGGGTCGAGTGCCAGGTCGGCATCGCCGACTCCCTCCTCGGCGCCATCCTCGCCGCCCGCCGGGGCGTCGTCGTCCCGCCCGGAACCACGCCCGAATTCCTCTCCCCCTGGCCGCTGGAGAACCTGCTGCACGCCCTTACCACTGAGCGGGGACGTCAGAGGGCGCGCCCCCTCCTGGAGGACTTCGACCGCCTCGGACTGCGCCATCTGGGTGACCTGGCGGCGCTGCCCCGCCGCGATATCGCTGCCCGCTTCGGGCCCGAGGGGGAGCGCCTGCACCGTCTCGCCTCGGGAAGCTGGGAGACCCTGCCGCGGGTCGTCCGCCCGGCCGCCGACGTCGCCGCGCAGACCCTGCTGGACCCGCCCGTTGAGCGTGCGGATACCGCGGCGTGGGCGGCGCGTTCTCTGGCCGAGCAGTTATCCGCGCGCCTCATCTCCCTGGGACTGTCTGCCGCACAGCTCCGCGTGGAGGCGCGATGCGAGAACGGGGCGGAACTGGGCCGTTCCTGGCTGCTCGGTACTGCTCTCTCACCTGCTGAGCTCACCGACCGCGTGCGCTGGCAGCTGGAGGGGTGGCTGGCAGGCCGGGCTGGACGGCCTCCCGCCGCGCCCCTGACTCATCTGCGCCTGGTCGCCCTGGGCCTTACGCCGGCGGGGTCCGCTCAGGCCGGCCTGTGGAGTGCTCCCGGGGAGCAGGCGGAACGGCGGGCGCATCGCGCCGCCGGGCGGGTTGAGTCCCTCCTCGGCGCGGGTGGTATCCGCGTCCCTCACCTGCTCCCCGGGCGCGACCCGCGGTCTCGAATCGCGCTTGTCAACTGGGGGGAGAGTGCTGCGCAGGCTCCGAGCGCGGCCCCCTGGGATGGTGCGCTGCCGACGCCATCGCCCGCCCTCGTCCCTCCTGAGCCGCTGCCCGCGCGCCTCCTTGACGCGGATGGGCGGGACGTCGGGGTCGACCTGCAGGGCCAGCTGACCGCCGCCCCTGCGGACATGGCCGTGGAATACTCCGGTGAGGGGCATGCGGCGTCGCGGTGGGGTACGGGCTGGGACGGCGATTCGGGGAGTCGGCCGACGCGGGTGCGGGTCCTGTCCTGGGCCGGACCCTGGCCCGTCGACGAGCACTGGTGGCGTCCCGGAGGCGCCTCGCGCCGGGCGTATCTGCAGGTCGTCGTCGACGTCGGTCCGCCCCTGTTACTCGCCCGCTCGGGACGGTGGTGGGTCGACGGCGTCTACTCCTGA
- a CDS encoding phosphatase PAP2 family protein, which translates to MQQTMAVPQRDPRPRLALTAAAAAAVFVWLAVTTESGRSLAAHDPAVTAWAVSLRHELITAVAWMFTHLGGTLGLTALTVLTCTLLLLRGLRRHALVLAGAMIGSSLLTVLLKIIFARSRPSTSLLLGQPASSWSFPSGHSFNTGVFMGVLAGFVLFSTTAPARKALAATAASVVIVLVGLSRVYLAYHWLTDVLAGWSIALVWLCAVGVTALTVHRHSRPLPAHSGPPEPGRAHPDQSGVDAVDPPPSRAGE; encoded by the coding sequence ATGCAACAAACCATGGCCGTCCCGCAGCGGGATCCACGCCCGCGCCTGGCCCTGACGGCGGCTGCGGCGGCCGCCGTGTTCGTCTGGCTCGCAGTGACCACCGAGTCGGGCCGGTCCCTTGCCGCCCACGACCCCGCGGTCACGGCGTGGGCGGTGAGTCTGCGCCACGAGCTCATCACGGCAGTGGCCTGGATGTTCACGCACTTGGGCGGAACACTCGGGCTGACGGCGCTTACGGTGCTCACCTGCACCCTGCTCCTTCTGCGCGGCCTGCGTCGGCACGCCCTGGTGCTGGCCGGGGCGATGATCGGCTCCTCGCTGCTCACCGTGCTGCTGAAGATCATCTTCGCCCGATCCCGGCCATCAACCTCCCTGCTGCTGGGGCAGCCCGCATCCTCATGGTCCTTCCCGTCCGGGCACTCCTTCAACACCGGAGTCTTCATGGGGGTACTGGCCGGCTTCGTACTGTTCTCCACGACGGCGCCGGCACGCAAGGCGCTGGCAGCCACGGCGGCCAGCGTGGTCATTGTGCTGGTGGGCCTGTCACGCGTGTACCTCGCCTATCACTGGCTCACCGACGTGCTCGCAGGCTGGAGTATCGCCCTGGTCTGGCTGTGCGCAGTCGGCGTCACGGCCCTGACAGTCCATCGTCATTCTCGCCCCCTCCCGGCGCATAGCGGCCCACCCGAGCCCGGGAGGGCGCACCCGGATCAATCAGGAGTAGACGCCGTCGACCCACCACCGTCCCGAGCGGGCGAGTAA
- a CDS encoding thymidine kinase, which translates to MAKLYFRYGAMNSGKTTGLLQTAYNYEERGQRVLLVKAAIDTKGDDTVVSRLGMTRRVDLLVTATDDVRALVRRAALGERAADPQAGPREMVDCVLVDEAQFLTPAQVDQLMEIVLIDDVPVLAYGIRTDFRTMSFPGSRRLLEVAHSLEELKTICRCGRKAIFNARKVGEEFVFDGDQVAIDGVDVTYESLCGKCYLEFGGVLPGE; encoded by the coding sequence ATGGCCAAGCTCTACTTCCGCTACGGCGCCATGAACTCGGGTAAGACCACGGGACTGCTCCAGACCGCCTACAACTATGAGGAGCGCGGGCAGCGGGTGCTCCTCGTCAAGGCTGCCATTGATACCAAGGGTGACGACACCGTGGTCTCCCGCCTGGGCATGACCCGTCGAGTCGATCTGCTCGTCACCGCGACCGACGACGTGCGTGCCCTTGTACGCCGGGCCGCCCTGGGGGAGCGCGCGGCCGACCCGCAGGCCGGCCCGCGTGAGATGGTCGACTGCGTACTGGTCGACGAGGCGCAGTTCCTCACCCCTGCGCAAGTCGACCAGCTCATGGAGATCGTGCTCATCGACGATGTGCCCGTACTGGCCTATGGGATTCGCACCGACTTCCGCACCATGAGCTTCCCCGGATCGCGCCGCCTGCTGGAGGTCGCCCACTCCCTGGAGGAGCTCAAGACGATCTGCCGCTGCGGGCGCAAGGCCATCTTCAATGCCCGCAAGGTGGGGGAGGAGTTCGTTTTCGACGGCGATCAGGTGGCCATCGACGGCGTCGACGTCACCTACGAGTCCCTGTGTGGCAAGTGCTACCTGGAATTCGGGGGCGTGCTGCCGGGGGAGTGA
- a CDS encoding SatD family protein, whose translation MDVYYAIIADIVGSRRLTDRHAVQATFADALTRAAAGLALPQSPIATVGDEFQAIAASLPAALTLTVRVQLLLPEGLALRFGIGVGRVETVSADADGAGAATLRQGAPGRRALAIAAGTGVLVVVGILLARGPLGLAAAGVVVAIVVPVVWSVWEMLAPSEWGGAVSLIAFAVGCGICAVLAAPVGTSAARACAVAGRTGAGPVEAACWVLRDARKT comes from the coding sequence GTGGATGTCTACTACGCCATCATCGCCGACATCGTCGGTTCCCGGCGTCTGACCGACCGGCACGCCGTGCAGGCCACCTTCGCCGATGCGCTCACGCGGGCGGCCGCGGGGCTGGCGCTGCCGCAATCGCCCATCGCCACCGTAGGTGATGAGTTTCAGGCCATCGCCGCCTCGCTGCCCGCCGCCCTGACGCTCACTGTGCGCGTCCAACTGCTTCTTCCCGAGGGGTTGGCCCTGCGCTTCGGCATTGGTGTCGGACGGGTGGAGACGGTCTCCGCCGACGCCGACGGTGCTGGCGCGGCGACTCTTCGGCAGGGGGCGCCGGGGCGGCGAGCCCTGGCAATCGCAGCCGGGACCGGGGTGCTAGTCGTCGTCGGGATTCTCCTCGCCCGGGGACCACTGGGACTTGCGGCCGCCGGTGTCGTGGTCGCCATCGTCGTCCCGGTGGTGTGGAGCGTTTGGGAGATGCTCGCGCCCAGCGAGTGGGGCGGGGCGGTGTCACTCATCGCGTTCGCCGTCGGCTGTGGGATCTGTGCCGTGCTAGCTGCCCCCGTTGGCACGTCGGCGGCGCGAGCGTGCGCCGTGGCGGGCCGAACCGGTGCGGGGCCGGTTGAAGCGGCTTGCTGGGTGCTGAGAGATGCGCGAAAAACGTGA
- a CDS encoding HNH endonuclease signature motif containing protein: protein MDGEVEDLVGRLSGVPAGADLADLIEGLLSVLLVPAHPDVTTDDTDGAVDANEVLSIPDTDAVLAAVTSPAERTLAEAAGRLGVDWGQGAGADVLACLGGQVLSELVGACHRLGAWAAWAEGVAAACLTRTAEMNRGTPPWGPGGRLEQFITEDERRFTASGEIAARLGTTRSSADLLLDRGQALLQPEFAATEALHRAGLLDTSKTALIIRRLQDVNPDTAAAVQERVLARAPRRTCSQLGRDIDRALAALDPNGASSRRRRDVAGRRVTRPRPAGEGTHEMRLLLPSLDALLLDATLDAIAASARAAGDSRSLSQLRADAITGMTLRTLQGSQNLACRTASAGDVRTSTTGMGAADLLPDGVPLAGLLGALSGLVEPSRPWWTPSGITPVFPPPGITVNVDVTVPLNQLLPEDGSEGLPACDGRSLPTSPGGGAAPVGSGATTPGTGGGSSLPGTGGGSGVRASAGAAGAAEVVIGAGRVAVPAITARALALGGSWRRLVTDPLSGAVLDVGRAHYRPPAALRDLVQARDTSCTFPGCTVPASRCDIDHVRAWADGGTTSLNNLTVLCQAHHRLKHTPGWTLSRQDGDALVWTTPTGHRYRRDADGTITLMAHRLGPRQLAVPAQRVPEGLAQAVDDAVVSRLRHGLKLATAPGRPDSPGRPGRPPQVTSRGPRPGQVVGAFEAVPYPDALHDLGLAPLLDEIPPF, encoded by the coding sequence ATGGATGGTGAGGTTGAGGACCTGGTCGGTCGTCTGTCGGGGGTGCCGGCGGGCGCTGACCTGGCAGATCTGATTGAGGGCCTGTTGTCGGTGCTGCTGGTGCCTGCCCACCCGGACGTCACCACTGATGACACCGATGGCGCGGTGGACGCCAATGAGGTTTTGAGTATCCCCGATACCGACGCTGTGTTGGCAGCGGTCACCAGCCCGGCCGAGCGGACGCTGGCCGAGGCGGCCGGGCGGCTGGGGGTGGACTGGGGACAGGGTGCAGGGGCTGATGTGCTGGCCTGTTTGGGTGGCCAGGTGCTCAGCGAACTGGTGGGGGCCTGCCACCGGCTGGGTGCCTGGGCGGCCTGGGCGGAGGGCGTGGCTGCCGCCTGCCTGACCCGGACAGCGGAGATGAACCGCGGCACTCCGCCCTGGGGGCCGGGTGGCCGGCTTGAGCAGTTCATTACCGAGGATGAGCGGAGGTTCACCGCCAGCGGGGAAATCGCCGCCCGACTCGGCACTACTCGCAGCAGTGCGGACCTACTCCTGGACCGTGGCCAGGCATTGCTACAACCCGAGTTCGCAGCCACGGAGGCCTTGCACCGGGCCGGTCTACTGGACACCTCCAAGACTGCCTTGATCATCCGCCGCCTGCAGGACGTCAACCCCGACACGGCGGCAGCGGTGCAGGAACGGGTGCTGGCCCGTGCTCCACGCCGCACCTGCTCGCAGCTGGGGCGGGATATTGATCGGGCCCTGGCCGCCCTCGACCCCAACGGTGCTAGCAGTCGCCGTAGGCGGGATGTGGCGGGGCGGCGGGTGACCCGGCCCCGTCCGGCCGGTGAGGGGACCCACGAGATGCGTCTGCTACTGCCAAGCCTGGACGCGCTACTACTGGACGCCACCCTGGACGCGATCGCCGCCAGCGCACGAGCCGCCGGCGACAGCCGGTCCCTGTCGCAGCTGCGGGCCGATGCCATCACCGGCATGACCCTGCGCACCTTGCAGGGCAGCCAGAACCTGGCCTGTCGGACTGCGAGCGCCGGCGACGTCCGCACCTCCACCACTGGGATGGGGGCTGCTGATCTGCTGCCGGACGGGGTGCCGTTGGCGGGCCTGCTGGGAGCTCTAAGCGGTTTGGTGGAGCCGTCTCGACCATGGTGGACGCCATCCGGCATCACTCCCGTGTTCCCGCCCCCTGGAATCACTGTCAACGTTGACGTCACCGTGCCGTTGAACCAGCTCCTACCCGAAGACGGCAGCGAAGGCCTGCCCGCCTGTGATGGGAGGAGTCTGCCCACCTCGCCCGGGGGAGGAGCAGCGCCTGTAGGAAGTGGGGCGACTACGCCCGGAACCGGCGGCGGGAGCAGTCTGCCCGGAACCGGCGGCGGGAGTGGTGTGCGAGCCAGTGCCGGGGCTGCTGGGGCGGCGGAGGTTGTGATCGGTGCCGGCCGCGTGGCGGTCCCCGCCATCACAGCCAGGGCTCTTGCACTGGGAGGGAGCTGGCGCAGGCTGGTCACCGATCCGCTGTCCGGGGCGGTACTGGATGTGGGCCGCGCCCACTACCGGCCCCCGGCCGCCCTCCGTGACCTAGTGCAGGCAAGGGACACATCCTGCACGTTCCCCGGTTGCACGGTCCCGGCCTCCCGCTGCGACATTGATCATGTGCGTGCCTGGGCCGACGGCGGGACCACGAGCCTGAACAACCTAACGGTCCTGTGCCAGGCCCACCACCGTCTCAAGCACACACCCGGCTGGACCCTGTCGCGTCAAGACGGGGATGCCTTGGTGTGGACTACTCCGACCGGCCACCGGTACCGGCGTGACGCGGACGGAACCATTACCCTCATGGCTCACCGGCTCGGGCCGCGTCAGCTTGCCGTGCCCGCGCAGCGCGTGCCCGAGGGCCTCGCTCAGGCCGTCGATGACGCGGTCGTGAGCCGCCTTCGCCACGGACTGAAGCTCGCCACCGCTCCCGGCCGCCCCGACAGTCCCGGCCGCCCCGGTCGGCCTCCACAGGTAACCAGCCGTGGGCCCCGCCCCGGGCAGGTAGTCGGCGCCTTCGAGGCCGTTCCTTATCCGGATGCCCTGCACGACCTCGGCCTGGCCCCGCTGCTGGACGAGATTCCGCCCTTCTGA
- a CDS encoding error-prone DNA polymerase gives MSRDTGIHHYAELHAHSAYSFLDGANEPEDLVVAAAELGLEAIALTDHDGMPGIVRHAQAGRAHGLATVHGAELTLDDGAHLPILARGPLGYHRLCAAISRHNLAAGKRADPAHRLPELAVALRADTDAGAGTGASTCLVLTGTANGPLRRALGDQRRPDAWDIKAADAALGRLVDHFGHDAIAVEISLNAGPTDAALTTVLTGLAEQYRLPLVATGAVRCARPGDSRLADVLTATRLRTDLEGARGHLPALGRWLRGPQDMARLHRRAPDAVDAAAEIAQDLAFDLALVAPGLPDPEVPEGHTPATWLRELTRRGALRRYGTEAEDPEAWRVLAHELDVIESMGFPGYFLIVRAIVDFCESAGILCQGRGSAANSAVCYALGITAVDAVRHRMLFERFLSPGRTGYPDIDLDIEACRREEVIQHVYAHYGRDYAAQVANVISYRPRSAVRDAARALGHPAGLQDAWAARMSYHWRSVRAEDTATDGPPEQVLDVAEHLLRLPRHLGIHSGGMVLADRPVTEVCPVRWSAMEGRTVLQWDKDDCAAAGLVKFDLLGLGELTALRLAFTSLAERGETVPDLAPGGVLRPAQTGRPWDLHTLPEEDPAVYRLLSAADTVGVFQVESRAQMATLPRLRPRKFYDIVVEVALIRPGPIQGDAVNPYIRRRLGREEVTYLHDSLKPALSKTLGIPLFQEQLMQIAVDAAGFTPAEADALRQAMGAKRSVERMEALHERLVQGMEERGIDAPTAETIFDKLRAFADFGFPESHAFSFAYLVYASAWLKARKPEDFYAGILAAQPMGFWSPQTLVADARRHGVRVLPADVNFSREQAHVEPRDDAVPADMRPSPNALSPLDVHPELAVRLGLAPIRGLGEAAAAIVAERSAHGPYRDIADLARRVRLSRSRLEALAASGALASLGVDRREALWAAGALAQEYGRPHRPGRSAHGRPAWYQPPLPGTAVGAHAPQLPAMTDRERQDADLRLTGVSTQSSPIAFQRERLTAAGVLTVAEVLGHEPERRVRVAGLVTHRQRPSTAAGTIFLNLEDETGLLNVICPVGMWRRHLEVGRRAAALVVRGMVESGDGVTALVAERLEALPDVTSPGSRDWC, from the coding sequence ATGAGTCGCGACACCGGCATTCACCACTACGCCGAGCTCCACGCCCACTCCGCCTACTCCTTCCTCGACGGCGCCAACGAGCCCGAGGACCTCGTCGTCGCCGCCGCCGAGCTCGGCCTTGAGGCGATAGCCCTGACCGATCATGACGGCATGCCCGGAATCGTCCGGCACGCTCAGGCGGGTCGCGCTCATGGACTCGCCACAGTCCATGGTGCCGAGCTCACCCTGGACGACGGCGCCCACCTGCCGATTCTCGCCCGGGGGCCGCTGGGCTACCACCGCCTGTGCGCCGCCATCTCCCGCCATAACCTGGCTGCCGGCAAAAGGGCGGATCCGGCCCACCGGCTGCCCGAGCTCGCCGTCGCCCTACGGGCGGATACGGATGCGGGCGCGGGAACCGGCGCCTCCACCTGCCTGGTACTAACCGGCACCGCTAACGGGCCCCTCCGTCGTGCCCTCGGTGACCAACGGCGCCCAGACGCCTGGGACATCAAGGCTGCCGACGCCGCCCTCGGACGCCTTGTCGACCACTTCGGCCACGATGCGATAGCCGTCGAGATCTCACTTAACGCGGGCCCCACCGACGCCGCACTCACTACCGTCCTGACCGGGCTGGCCGAACAGTATCGGCTCCCGCTCGTCGCCACCGGTGCCGTGCGCTGCGCTCGTCCGGGCGACTCCCGCCTCGCAGATGTCCTGACCGCCACGCGTTTGCGCACCGATCTTGAGGGCGCCCGCGGGCACCTCCCCGCGCTTGGACGCTGGCTGCGCGGCCCGCAGGACATGGCCCGCCTGCATCGCCGGGCCCCCGACGCCGTCGACGCCGCCGCCGAGATCGCCCAGGACCTCGCCTTCGACCTCGCCCTCGTAGCCCCGGGCCTGCCCGACCCGGAAGTCCCTGAGGGCCACACGCCCGCCACCTGGCTGCGCGAACTCACCCGTCGCGGCGCCCTGAGGCGCTACGGAACCGAGGCGGAGGATCCCGAGGCCTGGAGGGTCCTCGCGCACGAGCTGGATGTAATCGAGTCAATGGGCTTTCCCGGATACTTCCTCATCGTCCGCGCCATCGTCGACTTCTGTGAAAGTGCCGGCATCCTCTGCCAGGGGCGGGGCAGCGCCGCCAACTCCGCCGTCTGCTACGCCCTGGGCATCACAGCGGTGGACGCCGTCCGTCACCGCATGCTCTTCGAACGCTTCCTCTCCCCGGGCCGGACCGGCTACCCGGACATCGACCTCGACATCGAGGCCTGCCGCCGCGAGGAGGTGATCCAGCACGTCTACGCCCACTACGGGCGCGACTACGCCGCCCAGGTTGCCAACGTCATCTCCTACCGGCCCCGCTCCGCGGTCCGTGATGCCGCCCGGGCACTCGGCCACCCCGCCGGGCTGCAAGATGCCTGGGCGGCCCGGATGTCCTACCACTGGAGAAGCGTCCGCGCCGAGGACACCGCCACGGACGGGCCTCCCGAGCAGGTCCTCGACGTCGCCGAGCACCTGCTGCGCCTACCCCGGCACCTGGGCATCCACTCCGGCGGCATGGTGCTCGCCGACCGCCCCGTCACCGAGGTGTGCCCCGTGCGCTGGTCCGCCATGGAGGGACGCACCGTCCTACAGTGGGACAAGGACGACTGTGCCGCCGCGGGCCTGGTCAAGTTCGACCTGCTGGGACTGGGAGAACTGACCGCGCTGCGCCTGGCCTTCACCAGTCTTGCCGAGCGCGGTGAGACCGTGCCCGACCTCGCCCCCGGTGGAGTCCTGCGCCCCGCGCAGACGGGCCGCCCCTGGGACCTGCACACCCTGCCCGAGGAGGACCCGGCCGTCTACCGGCTGCTCAGTGCCGCCGACACCGTCGGCGTCTTCCAGGTCGAGTCCCGCGCCCAGATGGCCACCCTGCCCCGGCTGCGTCCGCGCAAGTTCTACGACATCGTCGTAGAGGTCGCCCTCATCCGTCCCGGCCCCATCCAGGGAGACGCCGTCAATCCCTACATCCGGCGTCGTCTGGGCCGTGAGGAGGTCACCTACTTGCACGACTCCCTCAAGCCCGCCCTGTCCAAGACCCTGGGAATCCCGCTGTTTCAGGAACAGCTCATGCAGATCGCCGTCGATGCGGCCGGCTTCACCCCGGCCGAGGCCGACGCCCTACGGCAGGCGATGGGTGCCAAGCGCTCCGTCGAGCGCATGGAGGCACTGCATGAGCGGCTGGTGCAGGGAATGGAGGAGCGGGGTATTGACGCCCCGACCGCAGAGACCATCTTTGACAAGCTCCGCGCCTTCGCCGACTTCGGCTTCCCCGAGTCACACGCCTTCTCCTTCGCCTACCTGGTGTACGCCTCCGCCTGGCTCAAGGCCCGCAAACCCGAGGACTTCTACGCCGGCATCCTCGCGGCCCAGCCCATGGGCTTCTGGTCCCCGCAGACCCTGGTAGCCGATGCGCGCCGCCACGGAGTGCGCGTGCTGCCCGCAGACGTCAACTTCTCCCGGGAGCAGGCCCATGTTGAGCCCCGGGACGACGCCGTGCCCGCCGACATGCGCCCAAGCCCCAATGCGCTCAGCCCCCTGGACGTACACCCCGAGCTCGCCGTCCGCCTGGGGCTGGCTCCCATCAGGGGACTGGGCGAGGCCGCTGCAGCCATAGTCGCCGAACGCAGCGCCCACGGCCCCTACCGCGACATCGCCGACCTCGCCCGCCGCGTACGCCTGAGCCGGTCTCGTCTTGAAGCACTCGCCGCGTCCGGGGCCCTGGCCTCACTCGGCGTCGACCGCCGTGAGGCCCTTTGGGCCGCAGGCGCCCTGGCGCAGGAGTACGGGCGGCCTCACCGCCCCGGCCGTAGTGCTCACGGTCGGCCCGCCTGGTACCAGCCGCCGCTTCCCGGCACCGCCGTCGGCGCCCACGCCCCACAGCTGCCCGCCATGACCGACCGGGAGCGCCAGGACGCCGACCTGCGACTGACCGGGGTCTCCACTCAGAGCTCACCCATCGCCTTTCAACGCGAGCGGCTCACCGCCGCCGGTGTACTCACCGTGGCCGAGGTCCTGGGCCATGAGCCGGAGCGTCGGGTGCGGGTTGCCGGGCTCGTCACCCACCGGCAGCGCCCGAGTACCGCGGCCGGCACGATCTTCCTCAACCTTGAGGACGAGACCGGTCTGCTCAACGTGATCTGCCCCGTCGGCATGTGGCGGCGCCACCTCGAGGTCGGACGCCGGGCGGCGGCGCTCGTGGTGCGGGGAATGGTCGAATCCGGCGACGGCGTGACCGCGCTGGTGGCCGAGCGCCTGGAGGCGCTGCCAGACGTCACTTCACCGGGCAGCCGCGACTGGTGCTGA